A genomic window from Ignavibacteria bacterium includes:
- a CDS encoding CoA-binding protein, producing MKKEKNIQQIENFMKLRSFALFGASAKKKKFGNMILAAMKKKGYTVYPVHPSAKLIDNLIAYNSLSQLPRLPEAAIIVVPPHEAEHAANEAIAAGIKNIWFQQGAESEKAVRFCELSGINVVSGECVLMFLDHPGFPHNIHKWVWGLGADR from the coding sequence ATGAAAAAAGAAAAGAACATACAGCAAATAGAAAATTTTATGAAGCTTCGCTCATTTGCGCTTTTCGGCGCATCGGCGAAAAAGAAAAAGTTCGGCAACATGATACTTGCCGCAATGAAGAAAAAAGGATACACTGTTTACCCCGTTCACCCCTCCGCAAAATTAATCGATAACTTAATAGCCTATAACTCACTCAGCCAGCTTCCGCGGCTGCCCGAAGCTGCAATAATAGTCGTTCCGCCGCACGAAGCGGAACATGCTGCCAATGAGGCAATTGCGGCGGGAATAAAAAATATCTGGTTCCAGCAGGGAGCTGAAAGCGAAAAGGCTGTGCGTTTTTGTGAGCTAAGCGGTATAAACGTTGTAAGCGGTGAGTGTGTTTTGATGTTCCTCGATCACCCGGGATTCCCCCACAATATACATAAGTGGGTCTGGGGCCTCGGCGCTGATAGATAA
- a CDS encoding lipase family protein: protein MKYILLFLFVPALIFSQRLKPGFDANEYARCLEMTERFTDTLKFPPQDPYPYGWQHVYRSETVGLDNLWDMWLSSDSVAVINIRGTIATERSWMLDFYAPLVPAEGSLKFGREVFSYKLASDKNAAVHTGFLLGMKFLAPSIIEKINEYYAKGVKDFILFGHSQGAAIAYLMRSYFYYLPYGTLPNDITFKTYCSAAPKPGNLYYAYDFEFITRGGWSHRVVNQMDWVPQMPPTVQTRYDFKHNDPFTPVDSTLAANLGFFPRVVIGLIQRSVLGDMDDARDVLIKYTGKEIYKIINKFLPEFKEPKYVSSMDYTVTGSPVILMPTEEYKQKFFSTGGIAGAFAHHMMPAYYYLLKEEYMK, encoded by the coding sequence ATGAAATATATATTACTTTTTCTGTTCGTTCCGGCTTTAATATTTTCACAAAGGCTTAAACCGGGCTTTGATGCAAATGAATATGCCCGCTGCCTTGAAATGACCGAAAGATTTACCGATACTTTAAAATTTCCGCCGCAAGATCCATATCCCTACGGGTGGCAGCATGTTTACCGCAGCGAAACTGTTGGGCTTGATAACCTTTGGGATATGTGGCTCAGCAGCGACTCCGTTGCTGTAATAAATATCCGCGGCACAATTGCCACCGAAAGATCATGGATGCTTGATTTCTACGCGCCATTGGTACCTGCCGAAGGTTCGCTGAAATTCGGCAGGGAAGTATTCAGCTACAAGCTTGCCTCAGATAAAAATGCGGCGGTTCATACCGGATTCCTGCTCGGAATGAAATTCCTCGCGCCATCGATAATAGAAAAGATAAATGAGTATTATGCAAAAGGTGTAAAGGATTTTATTCTCTTCGGGCACAGCCAGGGTGCGGCAATCGCCTACCTGATGCGCTCATACTTTTATTACCTGCCATACGGCACGCTGCCAAATGATATCACATTTAAAACCTATTGCAGCGCCGCCCCAAAGCCGGGCAATCTTTATTACGCGTATGATTTTGAGTTCATCACCCGCGGAGGATGGTCTCACCGCGTGGTTAATCAAATGGACTGGGTCCCGCAAATGCCGCCGACAGTTCAGACGCGGTATGACTTTAAACATAACGATCCGTTCACACCGGTTGATTCAACACTTGCTGCAAACCTTGGATTTTTCCCCCGCGTAGTAATTGGACTTATTCAAAGATCGGTACTTGGTGATATGGATGACGCAAGAGATGTACTTATAAAATACACGGGCAAAGAGATTTATAAAATAATTAATAAATTCCTGCCGGAATTTAAAGAGCCGAAATATGTAAGCTCAATGGATTATACCGTAACCGGCTCGCCGGTTATATTAATGCCAACAGAAGAGTATAAACAGAAATTCTTTTCAACCGGCGGCATTGCAGGCGCCTTTGCTCACCACATGATGCCTGCATATTATTACCTTCTTAAGGAAGAATATATGAAGTGA
- a CDS encoding cysteine--tRNA ligase, with protein MDIKLFNTLGRQKQVFEPIEAGKAGLYTCGPTVYDFQHIGNFRTFMFEDLLKRVLIYNGYEVTHIMNITDVGHLVSDGDEGEDKMEKGSARTGKTVWEIAEYYTQFFLDDAKALNLLPPTKYTKATDYIQEQIDMVKCLDDKGYTYVTSDGVYFDTSKLKDYGKLANLDIEGLEEGSRIQFSAEKKNKTDFALWKFSPKDTDTKRQMEWDSPWGKGFPGWHIECSAMSRKYLGDTFDIHCGGIDHIPVHHTNEIAQSEACTGKPFAHYWMHGAFLEEESGKMSKSKGEFLRVETLIKHGYTPMDYRYLCLGTHYRKRLLFSWEILEQAKTAMTRLKQNVQQIRDEASKNFDERDASLPEGEREKFLEAVNDDLNMPQALAVLWGVVRNDKLTAIEKMKLVNDFNRVLGLDLDKDIEAGSTNVPAEIMELVEERIAAKKAKDFKKADALRDELKSLGWEVLDKKDGVEVKEIGK; from the coding sequence ATGGATATAAAGCTTTTTAATACATTAGGCAGGCAGAAACAGGTATTTGAGCCGATAGAAGCAGGCAAAGCAGGGCTCTATACCTGCGGTCCGACTGTATATGACTTCCAGCATATCGGCAACTTCAGGACATTTATGTTCGAAGACCTGCTTAAGCGCGTGCTGATATATAACGGATACGAAGTTACGCACATTATGAACATTACCGATGTGGGTCATTTAGTTAGTGATGGCGATGAAGGTGAAGATAAAATGGAAAAGGGCTCTGCCCGTACCGGCAAGACCGTCTGGGAAATTGCCGAGTATTACACGCAGTTCTTCCTTGATGACGCAAAAGCGCTGAACCTGTTACCTCCTACAAAATATACCAAGGCTACCGATTATATTCAGGAGCAGATCGATATGGTTAAGTGCCTGGATGATAAAGGCTATACGTATGTAACCAGTGACGGCGTGTATTTTGATACATCAAAGCTAAAAGATTACGGCAAGCTTGCAAATCTTGATATCGAAGGGCTTGAAGAAGGCTCGCGCATACAGTTTTCTGCCGAGAAGAAAAATAAAACCGATTTTGCGCTGTGGAAATTTTCACCTAAAGATACAGACACAAAGCGTCAAATGGAGTGGGATTCACCCTGGGGCAAAGGATTCCCCGGTTGGCATATTGAGTGCTCCGCAATGTCGAGGAAATATCTCGGTGATACTTTCGATATTCACTGCGGCGGAATAGATCACATACCGGTACACCACACCAACGAAATTGCGCAGTCAGAAGCCTGCACAGGCAAGCCGTTTGCGCATTACTGGATGCACGGCGCGTTTCTTGAGGAAGAATCAGGCAAGATGAGCAAATCAAAGGGTGAGTTCTTAAGGGTTGAAACACTAATTAAGCACGGCTACACACCGATGGATTACCGCTACCTGTGCCTTGGCACGCATTACCGCAAGCGGCTGCTTTTCAGCTGGGAAATACTTGAGCAGGCTAAAACCGCAATGACAAGGCTTAAGCAGAATGTGCAGCAGATACGCGATGAAGCTAGTAAAAATTTTGATGAGCGCGATGCATCACTGCCCGAAGGCGAGAGGGAGAAATTCCTTGAAGCGGTGAACGATGACCTGAACATGCCGCAGGCACTTGCAGTGCTGTGGGGTGTTGTAAGAAATGATAAGCTAACAGCAATTGAAAAGATGAAATTGGTAAATGATTTCAACCGTGTGCTTGGTTTGGATCTTGATAAAGATATAGAAGCAGGAAGTACGAACGTTCCGGCAGAAATTATGGAGCTTGTTGAGGAGCGTATTGCCGCAAAAAAAGCTAAGGACTTCAAGAAGGCTGACGCACTGCGCGATGAATTAAAATCGCTCGGCTGGGAAGTACTGGATAAGAAGGATGGAGTTGAAGTGAAGGAAATCGGGAAGTAG
- a CDS encoding type II toxin-antitoxin system RelE/ParE family toxin, translated as MKIVFLSKFYKDLGKIKDKNTRERLLKIIEEIESANSLLDINNIKKLSGDKISYRIRLGDYRLGIFYENNTVELVRFVHRKDIYKVFP; from the coding sequence ATGAAAATAGTTTTTCTTTCAAAATTTTACAAGGATTTAGGTAAAATTAAAGATAAGAATACGAGGGAGCGGCTTTTGAAAATTATTGAAGAGATCGAATCTGCCAACTCCCTTTTGGATATTAACAATATAAAAAAATTATCGGGAGATAAAATATCCTATCGAATCAGACTTGGTGACTATAGATTAGGAATTTTTTATGAAAACAATACAGTTGAACTTGTTCGTTTTGTTCACAGAAAAGATATATATAAAGTTTTTCCATAA
- a CDS encoding transposase encodes MPFKKYKSLRLKDYDYTLPGAYFITICVKDRKCLFGNVSGGVMILNAVGKIVQNEMINIATHYQNIEVGENIVMPNHVHMVVYIYELTGVRQVVTPTKRIRLQDVVGSYKSGASREIRKIKGCENFRWQRYYHDHRIRNDKALVNISQYIRLNPVNWAEDIENELYVMGITQKERTDKAKKFYKNLTK; translated from the coding sequence ATGCCATTTAAAAAATACAAATCGTTAAGGTTAAAAGATTACGATTACACTTTGCCCGGAGCATATTTCATAACAATATGTGTAAAGGATAGAAAATGTTTATTCGGCAATGTTTCAGGCGGAGTAATGATTTTGAATGCAGTCGGCAAAATTGTTCAAAATGAGATGATAAATATTGCAACACACTATCAGAATATAGAAGTTGGTGAGAATATTGTAATGCCGAATCATGTGCATATGGTTGTTTATATATATGAATTAACGGGCGTCAGGCAAGTCGTGACGCCTACAAAACGCATACGGCTTCAGGATGTAGTTGGTTCGTATAAATCAGGCGCATCCCGGGAAATCAGAAAAATCAAAGGATGTGAGAACTTCAGATGGCAGCGGTACTATCATGATCACAGAATTAGAAACGATAAAGCGCTTGTGAATATTTCACAATATATCAGGCTGAACCCTGTAAACTGGGCAGAAGACATTGAAAACGAATTATACGTTATGGGTATTACTCAAAAAGAAAGAACAGATAAGGCAAAAAAATTTTATAAAAATTTAACAAAATAA
- a CDS encoding VOC family protein, with protein sequence MGELKAKDSVILNYPVDYVYRTVTDIASYSKWWPHEVKSELEYLDPAIIGTRINVQNGPLVKWKSVVSGFKTNRLLAIDYVEGAWIGKTAWRFEELPSGTKLTMEIDISCNRLWLKAVSKLMNLSRMHSKQITGIFSNLGKYLEENFEEYNRQHNGGGISVSGIDHLVLHVSDIKRSAEFYKDVFRVEYIKNGTGETTLKFGSQKIMLVEHKNGLSANKTDVIFRMELNTPPDKVKAILHEKGVEVLPGPFYSSAVNTNNELFFIKDPDGYLIALRSNKKNQ encoded by the coding sequence ATGGGCGAGCTAAAAGCTAAAGATTCCGTAATACTGAACTACCCGGTTGATTATGTTTACCGCACGGTTACAGATATTGCTTCTTACAGCAAATGGTGGCCGCATGAAGTTAAAAGCGAGCTTGAGTATCTTGATCCCGCGATAATAGGCACGCGAATAAATGTGCAGAACGGTCCGCTGGTTAAGTGGAAGTCTGTGGTAAGCGGGTTCAAAACAAACAGGCTTCTGGCGATTGATTATGTTGAGGGCGCGTGGATAGGTAAAACAGCCTGGCGGTTTGAAGAACTGCCTTCGGGTACCAAGCTCACAATGGAAATTGATATCAGCTGCAACAGGTTGTGGCTGAAGGCTGTATCAAAGCTGATGAACTTAAGCCGCATGCACTCAAAACAAATTACGGGTATCTTTTCTAACCTGGGGAAATACCTGGAGGAGAATTTTGAAGAATATAACAGGCAGCATAACGGCGGCGGAATTTCAGTATCAGGGATCGATCATTTGGTGCTTCATGTGAGTGATATAAAAAGATCTGCAGAGTTCTATAAAGATGTATTCAGGGTTGAATACATCAAAAACGGCACCGGCGAAACCACGCTGAAATTTGGCAGCCAAAAAATCATGCTGGTTGAGCATAAAAACGGGCTTTCGGCAAATAAAACAGATGTAATTTTCAGGATGGAGCTGAATACACCGCCGGACAAAGTAAAAGCCATTCTGCATGAAAAGGGGGTAGAAGTACTTCCCGGCCCGTTCTATTCATCTGCAGTAAATACCAATAATGAGCTGTTCTTTATCAAAGACCCTGACGGATATTTAATCGCATTAAGATCTAACAAAAAAAACCAATAA
- a CDS encoding DUF3298 domain-containing protein yields the protein MKYIILVLFVAVFITSCSKKDDTKTTDGKKTEDFKPTDEDLKFSDKSLLKSYNNCSPNDTCTYFKVDYIEAVSGKNKDKVNKFITGILNRGVTFGDTVLTTVQAAADSFITQYTAFRKENPGTAQYWYLELNVSANQDHKKLISLSSGSSSFMGGAHPNSYLQYFNISRETGDTLSLGNIFAAGFEKKLNELIDASFRKANNIQPGENLTDKGGLFDNKITFNYNWKVNKDGSLTFYYNPYEIAPYAAGPIEVTLTKAEITPLLSENSPLK from the coding sequence ATGAAATATATAATTCTTGTACTGTTTGTTGCGGTATTCATTACATCCTGTTCAAAGAAGGATGATACAAAAACAACGGATGGTAAAAAAACAGAAGATTTCAAGCCTACTGATGAAGACCTGAAGTTTTCTGATAAATCACTGCTTAAATCATACAACAACTGCTCACCTAACGATACCTGCACTTATTTTAAAGTGGATTATATTGAAGCTGTTTCCGGAAAAAATAAAGATAAAGTAAATAAATTTATTACCGGGATTTTAAACAGAGGAGTTACGTTTGGCGATACTGTGCTTACAACCGTGCAGGCGGCTGCTGATTCGTTCATAACGCAGTATACCGCATTCAGAAAAGAAAATCCCGGCACTGCGCAGTACTGGTACCTTGAGCTGAATGTATCAGCGAACCAGGACCACAAAAAGCTGATTAGTTTATCCTCGGGAAGCTCTTCATTTATGGGCGGCGCGCATCCAAACAGCTACCTCCAGTATTTTAATATAAGCAGGGAAACCGGCGATACGCTTTCACTGGGCAATATCTTTGCGGCGGGATTTGAAAAAAAACTTAATGAGCTTATCGATGCATCATTCCGCAAAGCTAACAATATTCAGCCGGGTGAAAACCTGACGGATAAAGGCGGTTTGTTTGATAATAAGATCACATTTAACTACAACTGGAAGGTAAATAAAGATGGCAGCCTTACATTCTATTATAACCCGTATGAAATTGCGCCGTATGCTGCAGGACCCATCGAGGTTACTTTGACTAAAGCAGAAATAACACCGCTGCTTTCTGAGAACAGTCCCCTGAAATAA
- a CDS encoding ComF family protein: protein MFKSLLNGLLDFILPNTCLACEAPINGEQKYLCGKCYGSLEKYNEVHPWQAEKISAGIIDNSASVFWFREATAIQQLFHALKYQKIKKAGIMLGEEIGKLITPACKNEFELIIPVPLHKAKYRDRTYNQSEYIAAGIKNILSIEVINDALIRSRFTPTQTRLNRSERRENVSGAFSINPAHKGKISGKNIILTDDVITTGATILECAAELKNAGCGKLWICSAAYAELKINVV from the coding sequence GTGTTTAAAAGTTTATTAAACGGACTCCTTGATTTTATCCTGCCAAACACTTGTTTGGCTTGTGAAGCGCCGATTAACGGTGAGCAAAAATACCTCTGCGGCAAATGTTACGGAAGCCTGGAAAAATATAATGAAGTTCACCCCTGGCAGGCTGAGAAGATCTCTGCGGGAATAATAGATAATTCCGCGAGTGTTTTCTGGTTTCGCGAAGCAACAGCAATTCAGCAGCTTTTTCATGCGCTCAAATATCAAAAAATTAAGAAAGCAGGAATAATGCTGGGTGAAGAGATCGGAAAGCTGATCACCCCGGCTTGCAAAAATGAGTTTGAGCTCATCATCCCTGTGCCGCTGCACAAAGCTAAGTACCGCGATAGAACTTACAATCAGAGTGAATATATAGCGGCGGGAATAAAAAATATACTTTCAATTGAAGTAATAAACGATGCACTCATACGCTCACGGTTCACTCCAACGCAGACCCGGCTTAACAGATCAGAAAGAAGGGAAAATGTCAGCGGAGCTTTCAGCATAAACCCCGCACATAAAGGAAAGATCTCCGGAAAAAATATTATACTTACAGATGATGTTATTACTACTGGTGCAACTATACTTGAATGCGCCGCCGAGCTAAAGAATGCCGGATGCGGAAAGCTGTGGATATGTTCAGCAGCTTATGCGGAGCTTAAAATTAATGTTGTATAA
- a CDS encoding ribonuclease HII — protein sequence MAKTPSIRTRELIEYDNAIRGEGKGLLCGLDEAGRGPIAGPVVAAAVIFGDDVYIEGVFDSKKVTKKMRENLYEEIITYALSWGVGIIDNRQIDEVNILNATKVAMNTAVGSLCETPGIIIADGNFYINPAAEVRNVIKADEKSFSVAAASIIAKVTRDRIMCEYEKTYPNFAFSSHKGYGTSAHLEEILEFGYTDIHRRSFKLKAAEQLSLNL from the coding sequence ATGGCTAAAACACCATCCATAAGAACCCGGGAATTAATTGAATACGATAACGCCATAAGGGGCGAAGGCAAAGGATTGCTTTGCGGGCTTGATGAAGCAGGACGGGGACCTATTGCGGGACCGGTAGTTGCTGCTGCTGTAATTTTTGGTGATGATGTTTATATAGAGGGGGTTTTCGATTCAAAAAAAGTAACAAAGAAAATGCGTGAAAATCTTTACGAAGAAATTATCACTTATGCTTTAAGCTGGGGCGTTGGAATAATTGATAACAGGCAGATAGACGAGGTAAATATCCTTAATGCAACAAAAGTCGCAATGAATACTGCTGTAGGAAGTCTTTGCGAAACGCCGGGTATAATTATAGCTGACGGGAATTTTTATATAAACCCCGCAGCCGAAGTAAGGAACGTGATAAAAGCCGATGAAAAAAGCTTTTCGGTTGCAGCGGCATCAATAATTGCCAAGGTTACCCGTGACAGGATAATGTGTGAATACGAAAAAACCTATCCCAACTTCGCATTTTCATCGCATAAGGGTTACGGTACATCGGCTCACCTGGAAGAAATACTGGAGTTTGGCTATACGGATATACACAGAAGGTCATTTAAGCTGAAAGCTGCTGAACAGTTATCACTTAACCTGTAA
- a CDS encoding YraN family protein has product MKLGRTGEAIAKEYFESLGFEVVAENYRFERAETDLIVKDERNRVLVFVEVKTRRNKNFGEPQESITPKKQQQMVKSAEGFLMITPGFENYEKRFDVAAIMIADGKAKIDHIENAF; this is encoded by the coding sequence ATGAAGCTGGGCAGAACGGGCGAAGCAATTGCAAAGGAATATTTTGAATCGCTTGGCTTTGAAGTTGTTGCTGAAAACTACCGATTTGAACGCGCTGAGACTGACCTGATAGTGAAGGATGAAAGAAACAGGGTGCTGGTGTTTGTTGAAGTAAAAACCAGGCGAAATAAAAATTTCGGCGAACCGCAGGAATCCATTACCCCGAAAAAACAGCAGCAGATGGTAAAATCAGCCGAAGGCTTTTTAATGATAACACCGGGTTTTGAAAACTATGAAAAACGGTTTGATGTTGCGGCTATAATGATAGCTGACGGAAAGGCAAAGATAGATCATATTGAGAATGCTTTTTAA
- a CDS encoding 3'-5' exonuclease yields the protein MLDRISLKNILVLDIETVPQYASYEELPVEWKELWKKKMARDIKEGLTPEGLYQRAGIYAEFGKIICICAGYFFENGSGLQFKVKAFYGDDEKKLLEDFSETLNRSFSTDEHLLCGHNSKEFDFPYIARRCLINGLPIPYLLDNAGKKPWEVQLIDTMDMWKFGDYKSFTSLNLLAAVFGIESPKDDIDGSQVWSTYWLEKDLERIKNYCMKDVVTDAQLLLKFKGMELLKPENISFTN from the coding sequence ATGCTGGACAGAATAAGCCTGAAAAATATACTGGTACTTGATATAGAAACTGTGCCGCAGTATGCTTCCTATGAGGAGCTTCCGGTAGAGTGGAAAGAGCTATGGAAGAAAAAGATGGCGCGTGATATCAAGGAGGGTCTAACACCCGAAGGCTTATACCAGCGCGCGGGCATTTATGCCGAGTTCGGGAAAATAATCTGTATTTGCGCCGGTTATTTTTTTGAAAACGGATCAGGTCTGCAGTTCAAGGTGAAGGCATTCTACGGTGATGATGAAAAAAAGCTGCTTGAAGATTTCAGCGAAACACTTAACAGAAGCTTCAGCACTGACGAACATTTATTATGCGGGCATAACAGCAAAGAGTTTGACTTTCCGTACATTGCACGCCGGTGCTTAATAAACGGGCTGCCAATACCTTACCTGCTTGATAATGCAGGCAAAAAGCCGTGGGAGGTTCAGTTAATTGATACTATGGATATGTGGAAATTCGGTGATTACAAAAGCTTTACTTCGCTTAACCTGCTGGCAGCAGTATTCGGGATAGAATCACCAAAGGATGATATTGACGGAAGCCAGGTTTGGAGCACATACTGGCTGGAAAAAGACCTTGAGCGAATAAAAAATTACTGCATGAAAGATGTTGTTACAGATGCGCAATTATTGCTTAAGTTCAAGGGTATGGAACTTCTTAAGCCGGAAAATATAAGTTTTACAAATTAA
- a CDS encoding aconitate hydratase produces MFDLDLIKKVYSGFKAKVDAAKKVLGRPMTYAEKILYAHLWNETVTPYTGGKDFVEFAPDRVAMQDATAQMALLQFMSAGIPRVAVPSTVHCDHLIQAEIGSAKDLLNAENENKEVYDFLASVSNKYGIGFWKPGAGIIHQVVLENYAFPGGMMIGTDSHTPNAGGLGMIAIGVGGADAVDVMAGMPWELKFPKLIGVKLTGKLSGWTSPKDVILKVAGILTVKGGTGAIVEYFGEGADIISCTGKGTICNMGAEIGATTSLFAYDKKMYEYLAATEREEVGKLANEIADYLRPDEGSDKYYDQVIEINLSELEPHINGPFTPDLAWPISKFAQAVKEKEYPEELKVALIGSCTNSSYEDMERSASVAKQALEMGLKVKSEFTITPGSEQIRATIERDGQLEIFEKVGGLVLANACGPCIGQWKRHDVKEGEKNSIITSYNRNFSKRNDGNPATNAFVASPEIVTALAFAGKLTFNPLTDTLKNSKGEDVKLAEPKGDELPKNGYLKGVNGYVAPAADGSAVNVEIDANSKRLQRLFPFVHPDYEKDFKNMNLLLKVKGKCTTDHISMAGPWLRFRGHLDNISNNMFIGAVNAYNDKTNHVKNHLTGNYDEVPNVARHYKANFIPWVVVGEENYGEGSSREHAAMEPRHLGGKAIIVKSFARIHETNLKKQGMLPLTFADPADYDKIREDDKIDLDVKDIAPGSQVKMTLRHSDGTADEIILNHTMNQQQIDWFKVGSALNLMAKKTESK; encoded by the coding sequence ATGTTCGATCTGGATCTAATTAAAAAAGTCTATTCAGGATTCAAAGCAAAGGTAGATGCCGCCAAAAAAGTTCTTGGCAGGCCAATGACATATGCAGAGAAAATCTTATATGCTCATTTATGGAATGAAACGGTAACGCCGTATACAGGCGGCAAGGATTTTGTTGAGTTCGCACCCGATAGAGTAGCTATGCAGGATGCAACAGCTCAGATGGCGCTTCTGCAGTTCATGTCTGCGGGTATTCCCAGGGTTGCGGTACCTTCAACGGTGCATTGTGACCACCTCATACAGGCAGAAATTGGCTCAGCGAAAGACCTGCTGAATGCAGAGAACGAAAATAAAGAAGTGTATGACTTCCTCGCAAGTGTTTCCAATAAATACGGAATAGGATTCTGGAAGCCCGGCGCCGGAATTATACACCAGGTAGTACTTGAAAACTACGCTTTCCCGGGCGGTATGATGATAGGGACTGATTCACATACGCCGAATGCCGGAGGACTTGGTATGATAGCAATTGGCGTTGGCGGCGCTGACGCAGTTGACGTTATGGCAGGCATGCCGTGGGAGCTAAAATTCCCCAAGCTGATCGGCGTAAAGTTAACAGGTAAATTAAGCGGATGGACCTCACCAAAAGATGTTATACTTAAAGTTGCCGGAATACTAACAGTAAAAGGCGGCACAGGCGCTATTGTTGAATACTTTGGCGAAGGCGCAGATATCATTTCATGCACGGGTAAAGGTACCATTTGTAATATGGGCGCTGAAATAGGTGCGACAACATCGCTGTTTGCATATGATAAAAAGATGTACGAATACCTTGCCGCAACTGAGCGGGAAGAGGTGGGTAAGCTTGCCAACGAAATTGCAGACTATCTTAGACCCGATGAAGGCAGTGATAAATATTATGACCAGGTAATTGAAATAAACTTAAGCGAATTGGAGCCGCACATAAACGGTCCATTTACACCGGACCTTGCATGGCCAATTTCAAAATTTGCACAGGCAGTTAAGGAAAAGGAATACCCCGAAGAGCTTAAAGTAGCGCTCATAGGAAGCTGTACTAACTCTTCATATGAAGATATGGAGCGTTCAGCCTCGGTAGCCAAGCAGGCACTGGAAATGGGGCTTAAGGTTAAATCAGAATTTACAATTACACCGGGCTCAGAACAAATACGCGCTACTATTGAGCGCGACGGCCAGCTTGAAATATTTGAAAAGGTCGGCGGGCTGGTGCTTGCAAACGCATGCGGTCCGTGTATCGGACAGTGGAAGCGTCATGATGTTAAGGAAGGAGAGAAGAATTCAATTATAACTTCATATAACAGGAATTTTTCAAAACGTAATGACGGGAATCCCGCAACAAATGCTTTTGTTGCTTCCCCCGAAATAGTGACAGCGCTTGCGTTTGCGGGCAAGCTTACTTTTAACCCGTTAACCGATACATTAAAGAACAGCAAAGGCGAAGACGTGAAGCTTGCCGAGCCAAAGGGAGATGAGCTTCCTAAGAACGGGTATTTAAAAGGTGTGAACGGCTATGTTGCTCCTGCAGCCGATGGTTCAGCAGTAAACGTTGAGATCGACGCGAACAGCAAGCGTCTGCAGAGACTTTTCCCGTTTGTTCACCCTGATTACGAAAAGGATTTTAAGAATATGAACCTGCTTCTTAAAGTAAAAGGTAAATGTACCACAGACCATATTTCTATGGCTGGTCCGTGGCTGCGTTTCAGGGGACATCTTGATAATATTTCAAACAACATGTTCATAGGCGCGGTGAACGCATACAATGATAAAACCAACCACGTTAAAAACCACCTTACCGGAAACTATGATGAAGTACCCAACGTTGCCAGACATTATAAAGCTAATTTTATACCCTGGGTTGTAGTTGGCGAAGAAAATTACGGCGAGGGTTCATCACGTGAACATGCTGCTATGGAGCCAAGACATCTTGGCGGCAAGGCGATAATTGTAAAATCTTTCGCAAGGATACATGAGACCAATTTAAAAAAACAGGGTATGCTGCCGCTTACTTTTGCAGATCCGGCGGATTATGATAAGATAAGGGAAGATGATAAAATTGACCTTGATGTTAAAGATATTGCGCCCGGAAGCCAGGTTAAGATGACGCTGCGGCATTCAGACGGAACGGCTGATGAAATAATACTGAACCATACAATGAACCAGCAGCAGATCGACTGGTTCAAAGTAGGCAGTGCGCTGAATTTGATGGCGAAGAAAACTGAGAGCAAATAA
- a CDS encoding rhodanese-like domain-containing protein: MFFLSGPKSTSEDVTPEKFSELSNEPDAVILDVRSAFEFGGDKIKGAQNMSYTSSGFKAYLDKLDKSKSYLVYCASGSRSVGAVKQMKSMGFEKVYNLKGGIEHWKSAGMPVVR, from the coding sequence ATGTTCTTCTTAAGCGGTCCTAAAAGTACCTCAGAAGATGTTACACCTGAAAAGTTCAGCGAGCTTTCAAATGAACCAGATGCAGTGATACTTGACGTGCGCAGCGCGTTTGAGTTTGGCGGTGATAAAATAAAAGGCGCGCAGAATATGAGCTATACATCAAGCGGGTTTAAAGCATACCTGGATAAGCTGGATAAGAGCAAATCGTATTTGGTCTATTGCGCATCGGGCTCAAGGAGCGTTGGCGCGGTAAAGCAGATGAAAAGCATGGGATTTGAGAAGGTGTATAATCTTAAAGGCGGAATTGAACACTGGAAATCAGCAGGCATGCCGGTAGTGAGATAG